TGAAAATCAATTAAAAAAAGAAATAGACTTAGTGAATGCAAGGGTAGAAAAAACATTAAGTATAAAAGATATCATTAATCTTTCAATTTATTTATTAAAAAATAAAGGTAGTTTGTATCTTATTTTTAGGACAGAGAGATTGATTGAAATAATAGGGTATTTAAAAGATACATGTCTAGAAATAAAAAAATTAAAACCTGTATATACAAAAATTGGTGATAATAAAGCATTAATAAGTATGGTAGAAATAGTTAAAAGTGCTAAAAGTGGTTTTGTATTAGAAAATCCAATATATATATATGGAAATGATGGTGAAAAAAGTGAATATATTAAAAAATTATATAGATAAATTCCCAAAACACATTGGAATCATTATGGATGGTAATGGTAGATGGGCAGAAAAAAGAAATTTAATGAGAACAGAAGGTCATAAAGTTGGGGCTAAAAAACTAGAAGAAGTTATAGAATATATTTTAGAATTAAATATAAAGTATCTTACAGTTTATGCCTTCTCAACAGAAAATTGGAAAAGACCTAAATTAGAAGTAAATACTTTAATGAAATTATTTGAAAAATATTTGATAGATAATGAAGAAAAATTTATGAAACAAAATATAAGAGTATGTATTACTGGTAGCAGAAATAATTTATCTGATAAATTAATAAAAAAGATTGAATATATAGAAAATATAACAAAAAATAATGCTAAATTAGTTTTAAGTATTGCATTTAATTACGGTGGAAGACTTGAAATAGTAGATTCAGTAAAAAAAATAATAGATAAGAAATTAGAAATTACTGAAGAAAATATTTCTAAAAATTTATATAATAGTTTTATACCTAATGTTGATTTAATAATTAGAACAGGAAATGAATTTAGAATAAGTAACTTTTTATTGTGGCAAATGGCATATTCAGAAATTTATTTTAGTAAATTAATGTGGCCAGATTTCACAAAAGATGAATTACATAATTCTATACTTTCTTTTATAAAAATAGATAGAAGATTTGGAGGCATAAAATGTTAAGTAGATTGTTAGTAATAATTTTAGCGGTACCGCTATTGATATATATTTTACTTTCTGGTGAAGTAACCTTTCTTATATTTAATATGGTAGTTATATTAATTGCTTTACATGAATTTTATACTATATTGAAAAATAAAGGTAATATAGTCTATTATAAAACAGGGCTTTTATTAGGTATTTTCTTACCAATTTTTATTTATTATAGAGAAGACATTAGTTTTTTCTTTAGATATTTAAAGTTAATGAATAAAGACAATATAACTTTTGATGTTGGTGGTTTTATTGTATTTTCAACATTAATTATAGCAACAATGCAAATACTTTCTTCTAAAATAAAAAATTCAACTAATGAATTAATGTTGACTTTATTTGGGATTATATATATACCTTTATTTAGCTCATATATGATATCTATAAGAGAAGGATTACATAACGGAAGAATACTTTTATTATATACATTTTTTAGTATTTGGGCTGCAGATACATTTGCATATATAGTTGGAATGTTAATAGGTGGTAAAATATTTAAAAAGAAACTTTCAGAAAAAATAAGTCCTAAAAAATCAATAGAAGGTTTTTTTGGTGGTATATTGGGAGTTTTCATTATAAGTTTGTTTTTTGAAAATATTTATAATTTTTTAGTAAATTTATTATCATACTTTAAAATATTAACTTATGTTGAAAAAATTGACACTATAATAATTTCTCAAAATATTGTTAAATTATTCATACTTTCTATTTTAATTGCTATTTTTTCGGTTCTTGGAGATTTATTTGAATCAAAATTCAAAAGGGAATTTGGAGTTAAAGATAGTGGTACGATATTAATGGGACATGGAGGGTTTTTAGATAGATTTGATAGTGCATTATTTGTACTACCTATAGTTTATTATTTTGTAAAATACTTTATATAGGAGGAAATGTATATTAGGCTATTTTAGTTTATTATACAAAAAGTTATGAATGAAAATTATATTGTTGAACTGTATTTTAAAGATAATATTGGATTAAATGATATAAGATATCAAGATATTGATAAATTTATATCTGAAAATTGTAGAATTTTAAAAAGGGACTATATTTTTAATGAGAATATTTCATTAGAACATTATAATCCATTTAAACTATATTCATATATTAGATATGAAGTGGAGTATTTTGATAAATATCTTAGTTCACAAATAGAATTATTTGAAGAAATTAAAATGATAAAGTATAAAAGTAAATTAAATAACCAAGAATCTAATAATATTAATGTATCAATTGATCAAATAACTCATATTATTGAAAAAATTGATGATATGTACTATATTAGAAAGAATTTGAATAAATTTACTAAATATATAGATAATAACACAAAAAGAAATGAATTTTTAAAAGAATTAAAACAACTTTCAACTTTAAAGTATGATTTAAAACGTGAAACATTTTCTTTGAGAATAATTGATATAAAGAAAGAATTATTTAATATAGAGAAAACTATTAAAGAATATATTTCTTTATTAGGTTTAAATGTTAAATTCATAATTAACTATAATGATATAAAAATTGATAAAACTTTATTTTATAAAATAAAAGAAACTCTTATAGATGTACTTCATAATTCAGTTTTATCTTTTTTTGAATCTAAAAAGTTAAATATAAATGATGAAATAAGTTTTTTATTAGAATTAATTGTTAAACAGGAAAAATATAATCTAATTATTGAAATAAATGAGAAAGGTAATAATGTTGATATTAATAAGATATATAATAATGCTTTAAAAGCTAAAATTTTAAATGTTAATGAAACTTATACTGAAAAAGATATACTGTTAACAATGTTAAATAAGAATTACATTAATGCATTAGATGATCTAGAGGAAAAAGAAAAAATAATGAATTTCATAAAACTAAATAATATTATAGGTGAATTAAATGGTAAAATTTCTATAGATACTCAAGAGAAGGTAATAAGCTATTTGATTAACATACCATTTAAGATTTTATTTATTTATGGATTAGTATTTACAGAACAAAATAAAACTTATGTTATTAATACTGAATATATAGTAGATACATTTGAATTTAATAAAGAAAATATTAGTAATTTAAATGGATATAATTATTATAAATACAAGGGTAATAATATTGAATATATTAAATTACCTATTGATGTTGATGAAGAATCAAGAATAGGTTTATTAGTAAAGACTAATAATAAATTTACTATTATAGATGTAAATAAAAAACATTATTTTGAAGATTTATTCTTTAATAAAAATATTGATTCAAAAATATACATGGGAGAAGTATTGTTAAAATCTGTAAAAAAAGCAAAAATATTAAATATAGAAAGTATAATTAATATGTTGAAAGGTTAATATGGAAATTAAATATATTAAGGAAAGTTTAGAAAAAATAAATCATATTGAAAAAATATTATTACAAATTCAAACACCAAGAGAGGAAGAGTTTGTTTATTTGACAAAAATAATAAATGAAATAGAAAATAACATTTATTACTTAGGAAATACTGAAGATGTTTTTATAATATCAACTTTAAAAAAAGTAATATTATATATAGAAAGATATCCTTACCAATTTTTTGTTTTTAAATATTTAATATTTGAAACATTATTAAATTTTGAAATGTTGTATAATTCATATTTAAATAATGATGTTAAAAAAATAAATGAATTAAGAGAAAAAATTAATCTTAATATAGAAAAAATGAAAAATGAATTTGAGTTTATAAACAAAAATAAGGATTATTACTATATCAATTTTACTTTGGATAAATCTGTACCTTATTTTTATCTTTCTAGAAGAAATATTCTTTCTAGATTAAGAGAATTTGGTAAAGCATATAACTATATTCCTTTATCTTTAGATGATGATAGATATTCGTATTTTATTTTAGATTTTAAGATTGAGAATAATATAGATGTATTTTCTTTACTTGAAGAGATTAAAAAAGATGATGAAGGTATACTTAAATTGAATTTTCATAAATTAGAGAATGATAAAAATATATATAATATTAAACTTTTCCTAGATGAATTAGATGAAAAATCTTTAAAAGAGATATCTGAAATATTTAAAAAAGAAATATTACTTGATATTATACCTTATGAAAATATGTACGATGTATATGTATATGCTAAGAATCAATTGGAAATATTAAATATAATTAAGAGAATTAACAATGATAAAATTTATTTTGTATTATCAAAAAATATTAATAATAGGGAAACAAAAGGTATTGCAATTAATGGTATAAATGTAGAAAATGTTGATAAAATTAGAAAAATAATATCAATTACAATTTTAGATAAAAAAATAGTTGATATTATTTACAATAAAAAAGTTGATTTTATAGGTAAACAATTTTTAGAATATTTAAAAGAAAATTATAATATAGAAAACGGAATATACACAGTTTAAAGCTGTGTATTAAATTGTATTTTAGGCATCTTTATGATATAATAATATAAAAAAAGAGGTATATAATGAGAAATAATAATAGAAAAAATAATGAATTAAGAGAAATTAAAATAACTAAA
The nucleotide sequence above comes from Streptobacillus felis. Encoded proteins:
- the uppS gene encoding polyprenyl diphosphate synthase is translated as MMVKKVNILKNYIDKFPKHIGIIMDGNGRWAEKRNLMRTEGHKVGAKKLEEVIEYILELNIKYLTVYAFSTENWKRPKLEVNTLMKLFEKYLIDNEEKFMKQNIRVCITGSRNNLSDKLIKKIEYIENITKNNAKLVLSIAFNYGGRLEIVDSVKKIIDKKLEITEENISKNLYNSFIPNVDLIIRTGNEFRISNFLLWQMAYSEIYFSKLMWPDFTKDELHNSILSFIKIDRRFGGIKC
- a CDS encoding phosphatidate cytidylyltransferase; the protein is MLSRLLVIILAVPLLIYILLSGEVTFLIFNMVVILIALHEFYTILKNKGNIVYYKTGLLLGIFLPIFIYYREDISFFFRYLKLMNKDNITFDVGGFIVFSTLIIATMQILSSKIKNSTNELMLTLFGIIYIPLFSSYMISIREGLHNGRILLLYTFFSIWAADTFAYIVGMLIGGKIFKKKLSEKISPKKSIEGFFGGILGVFIISLFFENIYNFLVNLLSYFKILTYVEKIDTIIISQNIVKLFILSILIAIFSVLGDLFESKFKREFGVKDSGTILMGHGGFLDRFDSALFVLPIVYYFVKYFI